Genomic window (Planctomycetia bacterium):
GATCAGGCTGCTGACGAAGCCAGCCAGTTGCCAAAAGCTATCCGTGCCAGGATACTCAAAATCGTTGACCGGTTGGCATTTTGGCCTGATGTCAGTGGAGCCAAACCACTGCGTGCCAACCTTGCAGGCCACTACCGAATCCGTACTGGTGATTATCGCTTGCAGTTTCGGGTAAGCGACGACCTGATCATCATCGAGAAAATCGGCCATCGAGATGGCTTTTACGAGGATTAATCATGAGCATTGCTCCAGTTACACTCAACGGAAAAGCATACGTCATCCTGGAAAGAGATGAGTACGAATCTATGAAACGGGGGAATAGTGAACCTTCACTTCCTGAATTTCCAAAGCGCGGCAAGCATGGATATCCGGCTGCTGAGTACATGCGTGTCTCTATCGCCCGGGACATCATACAAGACCGAAGAAAAGCTGGCCTCACCCAGAAAGAACTCGCCAACCTCGCAGGCATTCGCGTCGAAACACTTTGCCGAATTGAAACCGGTAAGCATACTCCCAGCGTGACTACGATTGAGAGGATTGAACGTGCATTGTTGAAGATTGGTAAAAAGAAACGAACGCAATCATAATTGAGTGTACGTACTTTGTTTAATTGCTTGATAACAACTTTCACATGAAGTAGGATTGAGCGGATTTCCGACATTCAAATTCAGGACATTTGCAATGTGGACAGCTATCTCATTAGCGTTGATCGCGCTAATTGCAGTTTCACTGGCATTAATTGTCTGGAAAATATGGGCACCGGCACGAAAAAGAAGACAGTTCTCAATAGATAGTGCATTGGGCAAAATCCAAGAAGTCGGCGAACTTTGTGTTCTCAAAGCACATGTAAAAGAAGTTGTTACAGTAACTTTGTCAACTTTGCTTTTTACAAGAGCGAAAATGCTTGCAATATGTAACTTCGAGATCGAATTTAGATACAACTTGCGCAAAACGAGAATTGAGAATAAAGAAGGCAGTGGCAGCTTCAGATTGGTTCTGCCACCTTACAACTGCGAGGTAATCCCGAGAAAACTAGAGTTCTATCACGAGCAAAGGGCAAGATTTCTCGGCTTACTTACATTTGATTTTTCGCTCGAAGAACGTAATAGC
Coding sequences:
- a CDS encoding DUF4230 domain-containing protein → MWTAISLALIALIAVSLALIVWKIWAPARKRRQFSIDSALGKIQEVGELCVLKAHVKEVVTVTLSTLLFTRAKMLAICNFEIEFRYNLRKTRIENKEGSGSFRLVLPPYNCEVIPRKLEFYHEQRARFLGLLTFDFSLEERNSLIEQAREKATEQAQLLYESIEGQVQASAKTTLNAIATAFGAESVEFEFAKPETVKEEIRNGMKSLAA
- a CDS encoding type II toxin-antitoxin system RelE/ParE family toxin; its protein translation is MLVTLTDQAADEASQLPKAIRARILKIVDRLAFWPDVSGAKPLRANLAGHYRIRTGDYRLQFRVSDDLIIIEKIGHRDGFYED
- a CDS encoding helix-turn-helix transcriptional regulator, whose amino-acid sequence is MSIAPVTLNGKAYVILERDEYESMKRGNSEPSLPEFPKRGKHGYPAAEYMRVSIARDIIQDRRKAGLTQKELANLAGIRVETLCRIETGKHTPSVTTIERIERALLKIGKKKRTQS